AGGTTGTGGTATCCAGCGCAAAAAACCGTTTGATATTGGTATTGGCAGTCTCCATGATCCTATCGTTCATTTTAGTCCGATAGTCGTTAAATTCTTCTACTAGTTTTCCCATATTATAATTCTTGTAATGGATCCCAGAAATGTTTTTTAAAGTTCTGTATCTTATCGTCTTTTACGACAATTCCCTCCTTCTCGAGCAATTCCTGCATCAGATCAGGGGTTTTAAAATGGAACTTCCCGGTAAGCAGTCCACTGCTATTTACGACCCTATGTGCCGGAACAGGCGGATGTGCGAGGCCAGCATTGCTCATGGCATAGCCCACCATACGAGCAGAACCACCAGCACCCAGGCTTTTGGCGATGGCTCCATAAGAGGTTACCCTTCCTTTTGGGATTAGCCTTACCAACTCAAAAACCTGGTCGTAAAATGATTGTTCCATTTAATATCGTGTTACTTCAAAGAGAACTGTATATAGTTAATGCTCTTGTCGTGTTTTAAATAGATGCGTTCGTAATGTGTTTTAATAGAAAGCACCTCATCATAAAACTCCGATTTATACAACTGATCTGTTTTCTTATGAGTTTGCAGTCTAAGCTCTTCTACCTTTTCTACGGTATAAAGATATAAGCCATCGTTATCTGTTTTTAAATTTATTTTACCTCCCGGTTTCAAGAAGGTTTTATATTTATCTAAAAATCCTGGAAAGGTTAAGCGTTTCTTTTCGCGGCTGTCCTGAGGTTGTGGGTCTGGAAAAGTGATCCAAATTTCATCTATCTCATTTTCACCAAAAAATTCCATGATATCTTCAATCTGGATTCTTAAAAAAGCCAGGTTAGCAATTCCTTCATCCATTCCTGTACGTGCGCCGCGCCATATCCTGTTTCCTTTTAGGTCAACCCCGATAAAATTCTTTTCCGGAAACAGCTTTGCCATACTAACGGCATATTCTCCTTTTCCGCACGCCAATTCGAGCACTACAGGATGCTCATTTTTAAAATGTTGTGATGCCCATTTACCCTTTAATTCTTTTCCAGCATCCAACTGATAAACATTTGGGAAGGTGTCTATTTCCGCAAACTTTCTTAATTTATCTTTACCCACTATTTTGTTTTTTGTACAAACTTAGGCAAATAGTTATTTTATACCTCCCGCCGCTCTGAATTTATTTAAGGATTCTACACATTCATGACTGCTTTTCGTACTTTTGTGACCTCATTATAAGATACGTGGAAAAAAACGCAAAAATATACGTAGCAGGACACCGGGGAATGGTTGGCTCTGCAATTTACCGGAAATTACAAAAAGAAGGCTACAGCAACTTGATCACCAGAACATCAGCAGAACTTGATTTACGCAATCAACAGGCTGTTACTGATTTTTTTGCAGCTGAGCAGCCTGACTATGTGTTTTTGGCGGCAGCGAAGGTTGGCGGTATTATTGCCAACAACACCTATCGGGCCGATTTTCTTTACGAAAACCTATGTATCCAAAATAATGTAATCCATCAGGCTTATAAAACCGGGGTTAAAAAGCTAATGTTTCTGGGCTCCAGCTGCATTTACCCTAAGCTGGCACCACAACCACTTAAGGAAGAATACTTGCTTACAGGCTTGCTTGAAGAAACCAATGAACCTTATGCCATTGCTAAGATTGCTGGGATTAAAATGGCCGATGCCTATCGTTCCCAATACAACTGCAATTTTATTTCTGTAATGCCAACGAACCTATATGGTTACAATGACAATTACCATCCACAAAATTCTCATGTATTGCCAGCGCTGATTCGCAAATTTCATGAAGCGAAGGTAAACCAACATACCGAAGTTAATATTTGGGGATCAGGAACGCCAATGCGGGAGTTTTTATTTGCTGATGACTTGGCCGATGCGTGCTATTTCTTAATGCAAAATTATAATGAAGCCGGATTTTTGAATATCGGTACCGGCGAAGATTTAACCATAAAGGATCTGGCTATACTGATCAAAAACATTATCGGATTTGAAGGAGCGCTGACTTTCGATAGCAGCAAACCTGATGGAACTCCACGTAAATTAATGGATGTATCTAAATTACATGCATTGGGATGGAGACATAAAATAGAACTGGAAGAGGGCATTAAGCTTGCCTATGAGGATTTTTTAGAGAAGCATAGCTAAAATTGATATATTTGCTAAAGAAAAATAAACTTTAGCTATATGACCTTAGTTCAACTGGAATACATTGTAGCCGTAGATACTTACAGGAGTTTTGTGGGTGCGGCCGACAAGTGCTTTGTTACTCAGCCTACACTGAGTATGCAGGTTCAAAAGCTGGAAGAAATGCTGAATGTTAAGATCTTCGATCGCAGCAAGCAACCTGTTGTTCCAACAGAAATCGGAGCTCAGATCATTGAACAGGCACGACTGGTATTGCAGGAAAGTCAAAAGATCAAAGAAATTATCAACAACCAACAACAGGAAGTTACCGGCGAGATTAAAGTTGGCATCATCCCTACTGTTGCGCCTTACTTATTGCCAAAGGTAATTTCGGCAATGATGGAGAAATATCCCGATTTGAAATTGCTGATCTGGGAGTATACTACTGAAGACATCATACATCATCTAAAAACCGGCGTACTGGATTGTGGGATTCTCGCCACACCACTCGGCGACAATGCCATAGATGAATTACCCCTCTACTACGAAAACTTTGTCACTTACATCAGCAAAAACAGCAAGCTATATAAAAAGAAAGCTATTGATGCTGATGACCTGGAAGACGAAAACATCTGGCTGCTTAACGAAGGTCATTGTATGAGATCTCAGGTGTTAAACATTTGCCGTTCAACCAAGCAAAACAGACTTCAGGGCCTAACTTACAACACGGGTAGTGTAGAAACGCTGATCAGGATGGTAGACATGAATAACGGCGCTACTTTGCTACCTGAGCTGGCCTTAGAAGAACTGAGCAGCAGACAACTGAACAAAGTAAGGCATTTTAAATCACCAGAGCCCGTAAGGGAGATTAGCCTTGCTACGCATAAGAATTTCATTAAAAAAAGGATGTTAAACGCATTAAAGGATGAAATACTGGCAGTTATCCCAAAAACAATGAAGCAGAAAAAGAAAAAGGATGTGGTAGGTATATAAAGCTTTAGCTTTTGATTATATACAAGTTTACTATATATTCGGAGTCTAATTTCCGGGAAAGCCCATGTTTTCTAACCAAACTAAACCTATCAGCATATTGTGCTGGAAACTTACTATAGTTCTGCTTTGCACACTAAACACTTTTGTGTCAAAAGCGCAGGATAAGGTTTTATTAAATGATAGCATCAGTAAACATATCTTCATCTATAAGGAAATAGAATACTTTATAGACACCACAAACAGCCTTACTATAAATGATGTTACTAAACCTTCATTTTCTAATAAATTTAAGCCCAGCAAAACTTTTACGCCTACGAATTACCAATATCTGCACAATGGCTGGTACCGCATCAAAATAAATCACAGTAGCCTTGTGAAGAATAGTTGGGTGCTTGAATTTTTTGACCAGACTATTGAAGAAATACATTTTTATACCCCTGATCATCATGGAAAATATTCCATGCAAAACTTTGGTGCAGCACGGCCTTTTGACCATAGAATTTACTTCCATAAGAACTTTGTTATCAATCTGGATACCGCTTTTAAAGGTGATCGCACCTATTATTTTTCTGCCAAATCAAGCCATCCCTCAAACGTAATGGTTGTGCTCAAACCTGTTGTGTCCTATTTTAAATATGCACTAAAGGAATATTACCTTTTTGGAATTTACTACGGAATGATCCTCATCTTCAGTCTGTATAATTTCATGATGTTTCTTGCTGTTAAGCAAAAGCAATATATCTATTACATCGTTTACAATTTAAGTATCGGGATGTTTGAAATGAGTTCTAATGGGATTGCATATCAATATCTCTGGCCTGATTCACCCGAATGGAATGGAATTGCTTTTGGCGTCATGCTTTACATTGCCAGCATCTCTTCTATGTTATTTACCCGCGAGTTTTTATACACAAAAACAAAAGCGCCCACATTAAATAAACTTATCCTTGGGGCCATTGGTCTGAGAACCCTCTTTTTTGCATCATGCTTATTTATTGATCAACAGCTATTTAACTATAAATACATAGAAATCTTTCCACTAATTATTTGCTATTTTACCGGTTGGTATGTTTATAGAAAAGGTTACCGCCCGGCAAGGTTCTTTGTGGCCGGTTATACATTTCTTGTCTTAGGTGTTCTGATTAGAGTTGTGAAAACAGTTTACCCATATAATCTTCCCTTTGGCCCGGCAAACTTTTACAGCCTCAGCTTTTGCTTTATTATGGAAATGCTATTTGTTTCCTTCGCCATTAGTGATAAAGTACGTCTGCTGAAAAAGAAAAAAGACAAAGCTCAATCGCGCATGTTTCAGGAAATAAAGTTAAACCAGCGTCTAAAGGACAATCAGAATAAGGAACTGGAAAAACAGGTATTGCTTAGAACCAAAGAGGTGATCGCGCAATCTGAAATTATTAAATCTCAAAATGAAGAGCTTCTTAACATGAATGAGCTACTCAATCTTAAAGCAGAAGAGATCAATAAAATAAATGAGTTTCTGAAAAAAGATAACATTGACCTGCAAATAGATATTGAAAAGGTAAGTCAGGCAAGAGTGATGTCTAAAGAAGTTGACTTTACCGAATTCAGTAAAATATACCCTGACAACAACGCCTGTTTTAAATTCCTTGCAGAGCTGAAGTGGAACGATCAGTACAATTGTCGTAAATGCGATAATGAGAATCATTTTGAAGGCGAAACTCCTTTTAGCAGAAGGTGCTCTAAATGCGGTTACGATGAGTCTGTAACGACGAATACGATCTTCCACAATAGCAAAATCCCCATCAACAAAGCATTCTACATTATCTTTTTGATGTATTCCAGCAATGGTAAAATCTCTTCTTACAAGCTATCAGAAATTCTTTCTATGAGACAGGGAACCTGCTGGGCCTATAGTAATAAAGTCAAAAAAATAATGGAAGAGCGGAAGAAAGAGCTCAAAAATGCAGGAGAAAAGGGCTGGAGCAAACTCGTTCTGGGATAAAGTCATCTTTTTTAAAATTTATTGATGTGTATTAAAGTCCAATGGCACAAATTGGCAAATAGAAGTTTTACGCCTGTATATCAGCCTAAAAGCTCAACTGTCTTAATGCCGACAAAGCGTCTTAAACACAGCATAACTATCTATAAATTAGAACATTGCACAAAAATAAACTTGTTTTATTAGATCCTAGTACTATACATTTGTATAAATAACCAAATACAAACAAACACATTCAGCACTTCATGAAACGGAAATCCTTATCCATCCTAGTTTTGGCCCTGCTCCTATTTTTAGCAGCGCCCAAAGGATACGCACAAAACAACCTGATTACCAACACAGCGGCACGTCAATCTGTAAGCTTAAACGGGAAATGGCAGTACATTGTAGATCCTTACGAAACCGGGTTTTATGATTATCGGTTTAAAGAACGGGCTGCGAATGACAGAGAAGCCTATTGGAACTCGGATGTGCCGGATAACAAGCTAGATCGTAAAGAGCATGGTTACATTTCAAAATACAGTATTAATGTACCCGGTGACTGGAACTCTCAGGACCCCAAATTCCTATATTATGAAGGCACCGTTTGGTATAAAAAGTCTTTTGATTTTAAAAAGCAAAACCCTTCAGATAAGTTATTCTTATATTTTGGAGCCGTAAATTATAGAGCGGATGTATACCTAAACGGCAAGAAACTGGGAAGCCATAAGGGTGGCTTTACCCCATTTAATTTCGAAATTCCGGATTCTGTTTTAAAGGAAAAATCAAACTTTTTAGTTGTTAAAATAGACAATAAGCGATTCGCCAATGAAATACCTACACTAAATACGGATTGGTGGAATTATGGCGGTATTACGCGGGATGTACTCCTGATCAGTGTTCCAAAAACACATATCAGAGATTATGTGATACAACTCAATCCACAAAACCCTGCTGGTAACGAGGTTTTAGGGAATGTAAAACTTGATGGTCCGGTAAACAATGAAATGGTAACCATAGAGATCCCTGAGCTAAAGCTTAAAAAACAATTTAAAGTTGTCGGGAACGAAGCTCAAATCAAATTTAACCTTCCAAAGTTCCAGCGTTGGTCGCCAGAAACCCCAAAACTTTATGAAGTGATTGTTTCGGGGAATAACGATCGGGTAAAGGAAAAGATTGGCTTTCGTACGATCAAAACGAATGGAATTCAATTAACCCTGAATGATAAACCTGTCTTTTTAAGAGGCATTAGTATTCATAGCGAAATTCCTCAGGAATCAAGAAGGGCTTATAGTCAAAAAGATGCAGCGCAATTACTTGGTTGGGCTAAAGAACTGGGCTGCAACATGGTTCGCTTAGCACATTACCCGCACGATGAAAAAATGACCAGACTTGCCGATTCACTTGGCCTGCTTGTGTGGTCGGAGATCCCGGTTTATTGGACCATAGACTTTGCAAGTCAGGAAGTCCTGGAAAAAGCAAAGAAACAATTAGATGAAATGATCACAAGAGACCACAACCGAGCCAGTGTCATTATTTGGTCGGTAGGAAATGAAACTCCTGTTAGTGAAACAAGAACAAATTTCATGAAATCCTTGCTAGAAACAGCCAAAAAGGATGATCCAACGCGACTTGTTGCAGCGGCTCTGGAAGTTAACTATCACTCTAGTGAAAATCTAAGAACAATTGACGACCCTCTTGGTGAGTTTGTAGACATTGTTGCTTTTAATCAATACCTGGGTTGGTATGGCGGCACACCGGAAAGCTGCAGACAAGCGAATTGGGCAACGAAATACAATAAACCCTTATTTATCAGTGAAACAGGCGCTGAAGCACTTGGAGGCTATCACGGCGACCGGTCAACATTGTGGACTGAGGAGTTTCAGGAGTGGTTTTACCAAGAACAAGTAGCGATGCTTAAACGTATGCCTGCCAATTTTGTCGGTATCTCTCCATGGATTCTAGCAGATTTCCGATCACCAAGAAGAAACAATCCAACCTATCAGGAAGGCTGGAATAACAAAGGCTTCATTGACCAAAACGGAAGAAAAAAGAAATCCTTTTTCATCTTAAAAGACTATTACAACGAAATCCAGCAAACACAAAAATAAATATGAAGAGATTAATAGGGCCATTCTTACTACTGCTATTATTGGCCGGTTTTAACAAAAATACATTTGCCCAAAGCAAAGGGTTCTTCCGGACAAATCAGGAAGAAATAATTGGTCCGGATGGCAAACCTTTTCTGATCAAAGGAACGAACCTGGGCAATTGGCTTGTTCCTGAAGGCTACATGTTTAAGTTTAAAAACACGAACTCTCCGACAAAAATCCATGAAACGTTTGCCCAACTAATCGGTCCGGAGGCCACCAAACAATTCTGGAAAAAATATTTAAACAACTACATCACTGAAGCCGACATCCAGTATTTAAAGAAGATTGGCGTAAACTCTATCAGAGTTCCATTCAATTACCGTCTTTTCACCAACGAAGACTACTTAGGAGACAATAATGCTTCCAGAGGGATGGAATTACTTGACCGGGTAATTAAATGGTGTAAAAACGAAGGATTATATGTTATTCTGGATATGCATTGTGCACCTGGTGGTCAAACCGGAGATAATATTGACGATAGCTATGGGTACCCTTTCCTTTTTAAAAATAAAGAAAATCAACAGCTCACAATTGACATCTGGAAGAAAATAGCCACACGCTATAAAAACGAACAAACTGTTATGGGTTATGATCTGCTAAACGAACCTATCGCCCATTATTTCAATGCAGATTCTTTAAACCACCTGTTGCTCCCCCTATACAAGAAGATTGTTAAGGAAATCAGAACGGTAGACAAAAACCACATCGTCTTTCTGGGCGGAGCGCAATGGAATACCAACTTTAAAGTATTTGATGAATTCTTTGATTCCAATGCCGTTTACACATTCCACAAATATGGCGATCAACCTTCATTGGGTAGCATCAAAAAGTTCATTGATTTTAGAGCGCAGCATAAGGTGCCGATATACATAGGCGAAACCGGTGAAAATACAGATGAATGGATCACTGAATTTAGATCCTTACTGGAAAAGAACAATATAGGGTGGCACTTCTGGCCTTACAAAAAAATGGATAGTCCAAAAAATATCGCGTCCATTGTTCCTCCTCAGAATTACAATCTGTTGATTGATTACGCAGAAACGCCAAAGAATAGCTACAAAGATATCCGCGAAATCAAAATAGACAGGATCAAGATCCAACAAGCACTTACCGATTTCCTGGAGGCCTGTAAGTTTGACAAATGCAACTTTAACAAGGGATATATAACGGCACTTGGCCTTAAAGCCGGTTCGTAATTGTATGCCTTTATAATCCGTAAAACAACTAACCAAATATAAACCACTAAACAAACTTGTATGAAGAGAATTAGACTAATGCGATTATGCAGTCTCTTGATGATCTTTTATTTGTGCTTATCTACTGCGCTGGTTTCTGCGCAAGAAAATCGTACGATTAAAGGAGTTGTAAAAAGTTCAGAAGACAGCCAACCATTGCCGGGCGTTTCAGTTTCTGCTGTAGGGAGCTCATCCGCCGGAACTATGACAGATAAAGACGGGCAATTCCAAATCGTTGTAGAAAAATCAGTAAATACCTTACTTTTCAGAAGCATAGGAATGAATTCAAAGGAGGTATCGATACAAAACAACCAAACGTTGGAAGTTGTACTTACCCCCTCTACACAATCATTAAATGACGTGGTTGTGGTTGGTTATGGTACACAAAAAAAGAGTCTGGTAACTGGTGCTATTGCTTCTCTACGCGCTAAGGATCTGGATATATCCGGATTAATGCGAGCTGATCAGGCCTTACAAGGAAGAGCAGCTGGTGTAAGCGTAATGATGAATAGCGGTCAGCCTGGATCTGGTGTAAGTATTCGCATCAGAGGTATTGGAACCAATGGCTCAAATGATCCCCTTCTCATTGTAGATGGCTACCCAGTTAACGACCTAGAAGGTGTTAATCCAAGGGACATTGAAACCATGGAAGTGCTTAAAGATGCGGCTTCTGCGGCAATCTATGGCGCAAGGGGTGCAAATGGAGTTGTTATCGTCACTACAAAAAAAGGAAAAGCCGGGCAATACAGAGTCAACTACGATTATTATTATGGGATTCAGAATGTAAGAAAATACATTGATGTGCTGGACGCTACTCAATATGCACGCATTCAGAACGAAGCCTATTTCAACTCCAACCTTCCGCTACCTTTCTCGAGCGATGAGATTGCAAAAATGGGCGCCGGAACGAACTGGCAAAAAGAAGTTTCTTACAATAATGCACCTATACAAAGCCACCAGGCTAGTTTATCAGGAGGATCAGATCGCTCTACATTCAACTCCTCGTTTTCGTATTTCAGTCAGGATGGAACACTGGCTAAGGGGAAATCAAACTTCGAGCGTTATACCGGTCGGATCAATACAGAACAAAAATTCTTGGATGGCCTTTTAACCACTGGTGTAAATCTTAATTTCGCCAATGTAAAAAGAGCCGCCATTACCTCAAACGCTGGAAATGCAGGTCCCATACTAAGTGCCATCAATATGGACCCAGTTACCCCGGTAATGAAGGACGATGGTACTTTCGCCATTTCAAGATATGTATCGCAAGAAATTGTAAATCCCATTGCCAGAATATATTATTCGAATGGGGCTTCGGGATATACCCGTCTAATTGGTGATGCATTCGGAGAACTACAAATTCTTAAAGATTTAAAACTCCGCAGTACCATAGGTTATACGTTCCAATATGATCAGGGCAGCAATTATACGCCAATATATTACCTTAACTCCACCAATTTTACCCTTGCATCTGGAGCGAGCAAATCTGCTGCCGAGACCAAAACGTTAAATTTTGAAAATACCTTGACCTATGGTAAAACAATCCAAAAAAACACTTTCTCTATCCTTGTTGGAAATACGATAAGAAAAGGTCAAACCAGTAATGTTTCTGCTTCAAAAAATGGTCTTTTATATGATGACCCTGCTTTTGCCTACCTTGACCTGGCAAAAGACAACACAAGTGCCGCCGCGTCAGGAGGAGCCGGTCACAGTGCCTTCTTATCATATTTTGGCCGATTAAATTATGATTACGATGGCAGGTTCATGGCCACAGCATCCTTTAGAGCCGATGGATCTTATAACTTTGGCTCAAACAATAAGTTTGGGTATTTCCCTTCCATTTCAGCGGGCTGGAATGTATCCAAAGAGCATTTTATGGAAAATGAAACGTGGCTAAATAACTTAAAATTAAGAGCTAGTTGGGGTCAGACAGGGAATGACAATATTGGGGAATACAGTTTTGTCTCTACCATCAGTACCTATGCCCGTAATTATTATTGGGGAGCTAACACACAAATGGTTGGTGCATCACCAAGTAAGATATCCAATCCGGATTTAAAATGGGAAACATCAGAACAAACCAATATTGGCTTTGACGCCGATTTTTTGAATAATTTTAATGCAACCTTTGATGTGTATTCAAAAAAAACCAAGGACTTACTGCTAACACCCCCTATCCCACTTTATGTCGGAAATGGCGCACCTTCAACTAATGGCGCAGCCGTTGTAAACAAAGGAATTGAGCTATCCTTGGGTTATAAAAAAGATTTCGGGAAACTCAACATCAATCTTAACGTTAACGGGGCTTACAATTTCAACAAAGTTACCGAAGTTGGCAATGCCACAGGCTTCATCGTTGGAAGTGACGCCAGCAATCAAATGCAAGGGGTAACCCGTATGCAAGTCGGGTATCCAATGGGATACTTTTGGCTATATGCAATGGATGGCATTTTCCAAAACCAATCAGAAATTGATAAATACGTAGGACCAACCGGAGCTAAAATACAGCCAAATGCGGTTCCGGGAGATATTCGCTATAAGGACTTAAACGGAGACGGAGTAATTGACAGCAAGGACCGTTCTAACATGGGTAGCCCACATCCAAAATACAATTATGGTTTTAACCTAACCATGCGCTATGCCAACTTCGATCTGAACGTTTTCTTCAACGGTTTAGCAGGAAACAAAATCTTCAACAGTCTACATCGTTGGGACCTTCCAACTGCCAATTATCCAATAGAAATTTTAAACAGGTGGCATGGCGAAGGTACCTCGAATACCTATCCAAGAGTAGCAGCAGGAGACGCGAATGGCAATTTTACCAATCCATCTGATTTTTTCCTGGAAGATGGAAGTTACCTACGTTTAAAAAACGTTGCTTTAGGTTATACCATCAAAAACTTGTCTAAATACAAGATCAATAACATTAGATTGTATGCTACAGGCACAAACTTATTTGTCCTCACAAAATACACAGGATTTGATCCGGAAGTTTCCGGAACAGCGCTGGGGATAGGTATAGACCGCGGGGTTTATCCACAACCAAGAACCTTTATTTTCGGTGCAAGTATTGGATTTTAATAACAAACCAGGTATGAAAAGATATATAAAAACTATTGCATTTTTATTAATGTTGGGTTCAACATCATGCAATAAAGAACTTGATTTATTACCCATCACCAGTGATGTGGAAACGAACTTCTATAAAGATCAGAAAGATTGTCTTCAAGGGTTGGTTGCGGCGTATAACGTTCTGCTTTGGGATGCCCCACAGAATCAAAATTCCCCTTTTCAATTGATCAGTGAAGTATTGGGTGATCATTGTTTTACAGGTGGTGCTTCTGTAACGGATTTACCGGGAGTATCCAGAATCGACAGGGGTCAAATCCGCCCGGACGACCTTGGACCAAAAGCCTTTTGGTATAAATACTACACGGGAATTTACCGCTGTAACCTGCTACTTGAAAAAATGCCCAATGCTACTTTTGACACCCCAGGGCTACGCGAACGGTTTACAGCAGAATGCAAATTCTTACGCGCCTTTTATTATTTCGACCTTGTACGTCTATTTGGCAATGTACCACTGATTCTAAAGACACTCGCCCCTTCAGAATACAATCAAACGCAAAGCAGCCCGGAAGCTGTATATGCTCAAATCTCTGCTGACCTTACAGAAGCAATCAATGTGCTA
This is a stretch of genomic DNA from Candidatus Pedobacter colombiensis. It encodes these proteins:
- a CDS encoding MGMT family protein, whose amino-acid sequence is MEQSFYDQVFELVRLIPKGRVTSYGAIAKSLGAGGSARMVGYAMSNAGLAHPPVPAHRVVNSSGLLTGKFHFKTPDLMQELLEKEGIVVKDDKIQNFKKHFWDPLQEL
- the trmB gene encoding tRNA (guanosine(46)-N7)-methyltransferase TrmB, yielding MGKDKLRKFAEIDTFPNVYQLDAGKELKGKWASQHFKNEHPVVLELACGKGEYAVSMAKLFPEKNFIGVDLKGNRIWRGARTGMDEGIANLAFLRIQIEDIMEFFGENEIDEIWITFPDPQPQDSREKKRLTFPGFLDKYKTFLKPGGKINLKTDNDGLYLYTVEKVEELRLQTHKKTDQLYKSEFYDEVLSIKTHYERIYLKHDKSINYIQFSLK
- a CDS encoding GDP-L-fucose synthase translates to MIRYVEKNAKIYVAGHRGMVGSAIYRKLQKEGYSNLITRTSAELDLRNQQAVTDFFAAEQPDYVFLAAAKVGGIIANNTYRADFLYENLCIQNNVIHQAYKTGVKKLMFLGSSCIYPKLAPQPLKEEYLLTGLLEETNEPYAIAKIAGIKMADAYRSQYNCNFISVMPTNLYGYNDNYHPQNSHVLPALIRKFHEAKVNQHTEVNIWGSGTPMREFLFADDLADACYFLMQNYNEAGFLNIGTGEDLTIKDLAILIKNIIGFEGALTFDSSKPDGTPRKLMDVSKLHALGWRHKIELEEGIKLAYEDFLEKHS
- a CDS encoding LysR substrate-binding domain-containing protein, with translation MTLVQLEYIVAVDTYRSFVGAADKCFVTQPTLSMQVQKLEEMLNVKIFDRSKQPVVPTEIGAQIIEQARLVLQESQKIKEIINNQQQEVTGEIKVGIIPTVAPYLLPKVISAMMEKYPDLKLLIWEYTTEDIIHHLKTGVLDCGILATPLGDNAIDELPLYYENFVTYISKNSKLYKKKAIDADDLEDENIWLLNEGHCMRSQVLNICRSTKQNRLQGLTYNTGSVETLIRMVDMNNGATLLPELALEELSSRQLNKVRHFKSPEPVREISLATHKNFIKKRMLNALKDEILAVIPKTMKQKKKKDVVGI
- a CDS encoding 7TM diverse intracellular signaling domain-containing protein, which translates into the protein MSKAQDKVLLNDSISKHIFIYKEIEYFIDTTNSLTINDVTKPSFSNKFKPSKTFTPTNYQYLHNGWYRIKINHSSLVKNSWVLEFFDQTIEEIHFYTPDHHGKYSMQNFGAARPFDHRIYFHKNFVINLDTAFKGDRTYYFSAKSSHPSNVMVVLKPVVSYFKYALKEYYLFGIYYGMILIFSLYNFMMFLAVKQKQYIYYIVYNLSIGMFEMSSNGIAYQYLWPDSPEWNGIAFGVMLYIASISSMLFTREFLYTKTKAPTLNKLILGAIGLRTLFFASCLFIDQQLFNYKYIEIFPLIICYFTGWYVYRKGYRPARFFVAGYTFLVLGVLIRVVKTVYPYNLPFGPANFYSLSFCFIMEMLFVSFAISDKVRLLKKKKDKAQSRMFQEIKLNQRLKDNQNKELEKQVLLRTKEVIAQSEIIKSQNEELLNMNELLNLKAEEINKINEFLKKDNIDLQIDIEKVSQARVMSKEVDFTEFSKIYPDNNACFKFLAELKWNDQYNCRKCDNENHFEGETPFSRRCSKCGYDESVTTNTIFHNSKIPINKAFYIIFLMYSSNGKISSYKLSEILSMRQGTCWAYSNKVKKIMEERKKELKNAGEKGWSKLVLG
- a CDS encoding glycoside hydrolase family 2 TIM barrel-domain containing protein, whose amino-acid sequence is MKRKSLSILVLALLLFLAAPKGYAQNNLITNTAARQSVSLNGKWQYIVDPYETGFYDYRFKERAANDREAYWNSDVPDNKLDRKEHGYISKYSINVPGDWNSQDPKFLYYEGTVWYKKSFDFKKQNPSDKLFLYFGAVNYRADVYLNGKKLGSHKGGFTPFNFEIPDSVLKEKSNFLVVKIDNKRFANEIPTLNTDWWNYGGITRDVLLISVPKTHIRDYVIQLNPQNPAGNEVLGNVKLDGPVNNEMVTIEIPELKLKKQFKVVGNEAQIKFNLPKFQRWSPETPKLYEVIVSGNNDRVKEKIGFRTIKTNGIQLTLNDKPVFLRGISIHSEIPQESRRAYSQKDAAQLLGWAKELGCNMVRLAHYPHDEKMTRLADSLGLLVWSEIPVYWTIDFASQEVLEKAKKQLDEMITRDHNRASVIIWSVGNETPVSETRTNFMKSLLETAKKDDPTRLVAAALEVNYHSSENLRTIDDPLGEFVDIVAFNQYLGWYGGTPESCRQANWATKYNKPLFISETGAEALGGYHGDRSTLWTEEFQEWFYQEQVAMLKRMPANFVGISPWILADFRSPRRNNPTYQEGWNNKGFIDQNGRKKKSFFILKDYYNEIQQTQK
- a CDS encoding cellulase family glycosylhydrolase; its protein translation is MKRLIGPFLLLLLLAGFNKNTFAQSKGFFRTNQEEIIGPDGKPFLIKGTNLGNWLVPEGYMFKFKNTNSPTKIHETFAQLIGPEATKQFWKKYLNNYITEADIQYLKKIGVNSIRVPFNYRLFTNEDYLGDNNASRGMELLDRVIKWCKNEGLYVILDMHCAPGGQTGDNIDDSYGYPFLFKNKENQQLTIDIWKKIATRYKNEQTVMGYDLLNEPIAHYFNADSLNHLLLPLYKKIVKEIRTVDKNHIVFLGGAQWNTNFKVFDEFFDSNAVYTFHKYGDQPSLGSIKKFIDFRAQHKVPIYIGETGENTDEWITEFRSLLEKNNIGWHFWPYKKMDSPKNIASIVPPQNYNLLIDYAETPKNSYKDIREIKIDRIKIQQALTDFLEACKFDKCNFNKGYITALGLKAGS